In Gimesia panareensis, the genomic window CTGGAACAGGAAATTCAGCAGACCGCAGACCGGCGGGTGACGCGGCATGGCTGTCATATCAATGATCCCCTTTTTGCCGAGACGCTGGTCGCGGCTTTTGAACGCGTGAGCGGAAATCGCTTTCAACAGAGATAATAACGACAAGGAATATTGTAATGCCGGAATCCAGAACAGCCATCCTGCAGCGTCTGCGGGAGAAAGTGGCAGCGGGACTGCCCATCATCGGCGGAGGCGCGGGAACAGGCCTGAGCGCCAAGTGTGAAGAAGCGGGCGGCATCGATCTGATCGTGATTTACAACTCCGGTCGCTACCGGATGGCGGGGCGTGGCTCACTGGCCGGGCTGATGCCTTACGGGAACGCGAATGAGATCGTCAAAGAACTGGGACGGGAAGTCCTGCCTGTCGTCAACCAGACGCCCGTACTGGCCGGCGTGTGCGGGACCGATCCCTTTCTGCTCCGCGATCTGTTCCTCCAGGAACTGCAGGCGATGGGCTTTGCCGGCATTCAGAATTTCCCCACCGTGGGTCTGATTGACGGTCAGTTCCGGACCAACCTGGAAGAGACCGGCATGGGCTTTGACCTGGAGATTGAGTGTATCCGTGCCGCCCACGACCTGGATCTGCTCACGACGCCTTACGCTTTCGATGCAGAACAGGCACAACAGCTGACCGCCGCCGGGGCGGATATTGTAGTCGCGCACATGGGACTGACCAGTGGCGGCTCCATTGGTGCCACGACCGGCAAGACGCTGGACGATTCTGTCGAGTCGATCCGTACAATGGTCGACGCCGCCAAAAGCGAACGCGACGATGTGCTGCTGCTCTGTCATGGTGGCCCGATTGCGATGCCCGAGGATGCCCAGTATATCTTTGACCGCGTTTCCGGCATCGATGGTTTTTATGGTGCCAGTTCGATGGAACGGCTGCCAACCGAAGTCGCTCTGACTGCACAGGTCCGCCAGTTTGGGGATCTGCGTTTAGCGAACGCTTAAATACCTCACTTTTCAATTCACTGACCGAAGGATGCGAACATGTATCGTCTGACTGTAATGTATGGACACCCGGAAGACCCTGCCGAGTTTGATCGCTATTATCACGAGGTCCACATCCCCCTGGCAAAGCAGATTAAGGGGCTGACCGGCTGGACGATCGGCAAGTGCCTGTCTGCCGAGGCGGGCAGTCCGCCCCCCTATTATCTGATCGTCAGCCTGTATGCGGAATCAGCGGCTGCGATGCAGACGATTCTGGAAAGTCCCGAAGGCCAGGCGACGATCGCCGATGTCCCAAACTTTGCCACCGGCGGGGTGATGTTTATGTATGACGAGGAAGAGGTGCTGATTCCTGTGCAGTTGGGAACATCCTGAG contains:
- a CDS encoding phosphoenolpyruvate hydrolase family protein, with product MPESRTAILQRLREKVAAGLPIIGGGAGTGLSAKCEEAGGIDLIVIYNSGRYRMAGRGSLAGLMPYGNANEIVKELGREVLPVVNQTPVLAGVCGTDPFLLRDLFLQELQAMGFAGIQNFPTVGLIDGQFRTNLEETGMGFDLEIECIRAAHDLDLLTTPYAFDAEQAQQLTAAGADIVVAHMGLTSGGSIGATTGKTLDDSVESIRTMVDAAKSERDDVLLLCHGGPIAMPEDAQYIFDRVSGIDGFYGASSMERLPTEVALTAQVRQFGDLRLANA
- a CDS encoding EthD family reductase — translated: MYRLTVMYGHPEDPAEFDRYYHEVHIPLAKQIKGLTGWTIGKCLSAEAGSPPPYYLIVSLYAESAAAMQTILESPEGQATIADVPNFATGGVMFMYDEEEVLIPVQLGTS